Proteins co-encoded in one Brassica oleracea var. oleracea cultivar TO1000 chromosome C4, BOL, whole genome shotgun sequence genomic window:
- the LOC106337273 gene encoding protein QUIRKY-like isoform X1, with translation MSNLKLGVEVISARLGDGVNSFVELRFDEQKVKTSTKLDDTSPVWNERFSFNISDTEDLSNLVLEAYVYNKTSNGTRSCLGKIRILGTAFVPYSEAVGLHYPLEKEKWSVFSFESTVRGELTLKVFVTDNPSVKIPTPNPIKKLASNTSHNLHNIPASEKTKPRLRKTQQPPQLQTLSLQPPQPQPPQPQTLSSQPQTLFPQQPPVMEAAPFQPVRYGSPVLGGGVRARTTTTAHDLVEPMEYLFVKIVKACNLPTMDPTGSLDPYIEVKLGNFTATTTQLEKNKNPVWNEVFAFTKSDQQANFIDVIVMDKGVMKDNFVGSIRFDLNEIPTRVATDSPIAPEWYIVNHERGGEIMLSVWFGTQADKAFSDATYSDALNVVNKSSVCSKVYHSPRLWYLRVNVIEAQDLVIVPDRTRFPPNPYVNIKLGSQMVRTKPGQSLNPKWNEEFTFVAAEPFEDLEISIQDREETLGTTKIRFDEIERRVDDNRIVPNRWFSLALARQTRVRFATTRILLNVCLEGGYHVLDESTYNSSDFRPSMKKVRNRHVQSVGVFELGILGAEGLSLSRDGKKETVDAYCVAKYGTKWVRTRTVMNSLNPRFNEQYTWEVYEPATVITIGVFDNNGTNGGNNKDGKIGKVRVRISTLESGRLYTNSYPLLVLRPSGVKNMGELHLAIRFTCTSMFQMLLHYWKPLLPKMHYVRPLKVVQQEILRRHAINLMAARQSRAEPPLRKEVIEYITDSNSHFWSIRKSRANLYRLRSVFSGLLGTGEWFQDICTWKKPVASTAVHVLYLAFVCLPEMILPIISLWLFMLGVWNYRLRLRQPQHMDTSLSFAENVHPEELTEEFDTFPFSSQDPGVVKMRYERLRSIAGRAQTLVGDIARQGERVQALLSWRDPRATSIFMVVCLVSSVVLYVVPFKVFVLLCGLYIMRHPRLRRKTPPGLVNFFKRLPAKTDCML, from the exons ATGAGTAACTTAAAACTTGGTGTTGAGGTCATAAGCGCAAGGCTCGGAGATGGTGTTAACTCCTTTGTGGAGCTACGATTCGACGAACAGAAAGTCAAAACCTCCACAAAGCTCGACGATACGAGTCCCGTTTGGAACGAGAGGTTCTCCTTCAACATCTCCGACACAGAGGATCTATCGAACCTGGTTCTTGAGGCTTATGTTTACAACAAAACCAGCAACGGAACGAGATCTTGTCTTGGTAAGATACGAATCCTTGGAACTGCGTTTGTGCCCTACTCTGAAGCTGTCGGGTTGCATTACCCTCTTGAGAAAGAGAAATGGAGCGTCTTCTCTTTCGAATCCACCGTTAGAGGCGAGCTCACTCTCAAGGTGTTTGTAACTGATAACCCCTCGGTCAAGATACCGACTCCAAACCCTATAAAGAAGCTTGCTTCTAACACAAGTCACAATTTGCACAACATCCCCGCGTCAGAGAAGACTAAACCTAGGCTTCGAAAAACTCAGCAACCGCCTCAACTGCAAACACTATCTCTTCAACCGCCTCAA CCTCAACCGCCTCAACCGCAGACGCTATCTTCTCAACCGCAAACGCTTTTTCCTCAACAGCCACCGGTTATGGAAGCTGCTCCATTTCAACCGGTCAGATATGGTTCACCGGTTCTTGGAGGAGGCGTACGAGCACGAACCACCACCACCGCTCATGATCTTGTCGAGCCAATGGAGTATCTCTTCGTCAAGATCGTTAAAGCATGTAATCTTCCGACAATGGATCCAACCGGAAGTCTAGATCCTTACATCGAAGTCAAACTAGGAAATTTCACGGCGACAACCACCCAACTCGAGAAGAACAAGAACCCGGTTTGGAACGAAGTCTTCGCTTTCACCAAATCAGACCAACAAGCAAACTTCATCGACGTCATCGTCATGGACAAAGGCGTCATGAAAGACAATTTTGTCGGTTCCATCCGGTTCGATCTCAACGAGATCCCGACACGTGTTGCAACAGACAGTCCTATAGCTCCGGAATGGTACATAGTCAACCACGAGAGAGGAGGCGAGATTATGTTATCTGTTTGGTTCGGTACACAAGCCGACAAAGCATTTTCAGACGCGACGTACTCGGACGCTTTAAACGTTGTAAACAAATCAAGTGTGTGTTCTAAAGTCTATCATTCTCCAAGGCTATGGTACCTTCGCGTTAACGTTATTGAGGCACAAGACTTAGTTATCGTACCAGACCGGACTCGGTTTCCACCAAATCCGTACGTGAATATCAAGTTAGGTAGCCAGATGGTTCGTACCAAACCGGGTCAATCGCTTAACCCGAAGTGGAACGAAGAGTTTACATTTGTGGCGGCTGAACCGTTTGAAGATCTTGAAATCTCAATCCAAGACCGAGAGGAAACGCTGGGAACAACTAAGATACGGTTTGATGAAATAGAAAGACGGGTTGATGATAACCGGATAGTACCAAACCGTTGGTTTAGTCTTGCGTTAGCGAGACAGACGAGAGTTAGATTTGCAACGACTAGGATTCTTCTGAATGTTTGTTTAGAAGGAGGCTATCACGTTCTTGATGAGTCTACTTACAACAGCAGCGACTTCAGACCATCAATGAAGAAGGTACGAAACCGACATGTGCAGTCGGTTGGTGTTTTTGAGTTAGGGATCTTAGGAGCTGAAGGTTTGAGTCTGAGCCGAGACGGGAAGAAAGAGACGGTCGATGCTTATTGTGTTGCCAAGTATGGGACCAAATGGGTCAGGACACGGACCGTTATGAACTCTTTAAACCCGCGGTTCAATGAGCAGTACACATGGGAGGTTTACGAGCCAGCAACTGTGATAACAATTGGTGTCTTTGATAACAATGGGACCAATGGTGGTAACAACAAAGATGGGAAGATAGGGAAAGTCAGAGTTAGAATCTCGACTCTCGAATCAGGAAGACTCTACACTAACTCGTACCCGCTTCTCGTTCTTCGACCTTCGGGGGTCAAGAACATGGGTGAACTGCATTTGGCGATTCGGTTTACATGTACTTCTATGTTTCAGATGCTTCTCCATTACTGGAAACCACTTCTACCCAAAATGCATTACGTAAGACCGTTGAAAGTCGTGCAGCAGGAGATTCTCAGGCGGCATGCGATTAACCTAATGGCAGCTCGGCAAAGCAGAGCTGAGCCGCCACTTAGGAAAGAAGTGATAGAGTACATAACCGATTCGAACTCTCATTTCTGGAGCATTCGGAAAAGCAGAGCGAATCTCTACCGGTTGAGATCGGTTTTCTCCGGTTTACTTGGTACCGGAGAATGGTTTCAAGATATCTGCACATGGAAGAAACCGGTAGCGTCTACAGCGGTTCATGTACTCTACTTAGCGTTTGTGTGTTTGCCAGAGATGATTCTTCCGATAATATCTCTTTGGTTATTCATGCTCGGTGTATGGAACTACAGACTGCGTCTGAGACAGCCTCAACACATGGACACAAGCCTCTCATTTGCAGAGAATGTTCACCCGGAAGAGCTTACCGAAGAGTTCGACACGTTTCCATTCTCTTCTCAAGACCCGGGGGTTGTTAAAATGCGGTACGAGCGGTTAAGGAGTATAGCTGGTAGAGCTCAGACGCTTGTGGGAGACATAGCTCGTCAAGGAGAGAGAGTTCAAGCTCTGTTAAGTTGGAGAGATCCAAGAGCTACATCCATCTTCATGGTGGTATGTTTGGTTTCTTCTGTGGTTTTGTATGTTGTGCCGTTTAAGGTTTTTGTTCTCCTCTGTGGGTTATACATCATGAGACATCCAAGACTCAGGCGAAAGACACCTCCTGGTTTGGTTAACTTCTTTAAAAGACTTCCTGCTAAAACAGATTGTATGTTGTAG
- the LOC106337274 gene encoding AT-hook motif nuclear-localized protein 11-like, producing the protein MDRREAMGSYYIQRGMPGSGPPPPPQTQQPFHGSQGFHHFSNPNYQNQGGGSTGFVSPPLQMESSPVDSSAVAAPPPTSGETSLKRKRGRPRKYGQDGSVSLALSPSVGSSMSPNSNKRGRGRPPGSGKKQRLASIGDLMMPSSSGMSFTPHVIVVSVGEDIASKVLSFSQQGPRAICVLSVIGAVSTATLIQPAPSHGAIIYEGRFELVSLSLSYLNSTDNDYSNRTGNLAVSLASPDGRVIGGGIGGPLIAASHVQVIVGSFLWAVPKRKVKKRDETTSEDVQDTDALENNDSTAAPVSPPVPQNLVQTPVGMWSTSSRSSMDMHHAHMDIDLMRG; encoded by the exons ATGGATCGAAGAGAAGCAATGGGCTCTTACTACATCCAGAGAGGCATGCCTGGTTCTGGACCTCCTCCTCCTCCTCAGACTCAACAGCCATTTCACGGGTCTCAAGGGTTTCACCATTTCTCCAATCCCAATTACCAGAACCAAGGAGGCGGCTCCACTGGGTTCGTGTCTCCTCCTTTGCAAATGGAGTCTTCTCCGGTTGATTCTTCAGCGGTGGCTGCTCCTCCTCCTACTTCCGGTGAGACGTCTCTGAAGAGGAAGAGAGGACGGCCTAGGAAATACGGACAAGACGGTTCTGTTTCCTTGGCATTGTCTCCTTCAGTGGGCTCCTCCATGTCCCCAAACTCTAACAAACGTGGTCGTGGTAGACCTCCTGGCTCCGGCAAGAAGCAAAGACTTGCTTCCATCG GTGACTTGATGATGCCTTCGTCATCAGGGATGAGCTTCACACCGCACGTAATTGTAGTTTCAGTTGGTGAA GACATAGCATCAAAAGTACTGTCTTTTTCTCAGCAAGGTCCAAGAGCGATTTGTGTCTTATCCGTTATTGGTGCAGTCTCTACTGCAACTCTTATTCAACCAGCACCGTCCCATGGAGCTATAATCTACGAG GGCCGTTTCGAGCTCGTATCTCTATCACTTTCTTATCTGAACTCAACTGACAATGACTACTCAAACCGCACTGGAAACCTAGCTGTTTCACTCGCTAGCCCTGATGGTCGTGTCATTGGTGGTGGAATTGGAGGGCCTCTAATAGCAGCAAGCCATGTTCAG GTTATCGTTGGGAGCTTCCTTTGGGCGGTTCCGAAACGGAAGGTTAAAAAAAGAGATGAAACAACATCTGAGGATGTCCAAGACACTGATGCTTTGGAGAACAATGACAGCACAGCAGCGCCAGTGTCGCCTCCTGTTCCTCAGAACCTTGTTCAGACTCCTGTAGGCATGTGGTCAACCAGTTCGAGATCATCGATGGATATGCATCACGCTCATATGGACATTGATCTAATGCGCGGATGA
- the LOC106337273 gene encoding protein QUIRKY-like isoform X2, giving the protein MSNLKLGVEVISARLGDGVNSFVELRFDEQKVKTSTKLDDTSPVWNERFSFNISDTEDLSNLVLEAYVYNKTSNGTRSCLGKIRILGTAFVPYSEAVGLHYPLEKEKWSVFSFESTVRGELTLKVFVTDNPSVKIPTPNPIKKLASNTSHNLHNIPASEKTKPRLRKTQQPPQLQTLSLQPPQPQMLFSQPQTLSPQQQMLSPQRPAPFQPVRYGSPVLGGGVRARTTTTAHDLVEPMEYLFVKIVKACNLPTMDPTGSLDPYIEVKLGNFTATTTQLEKNKNPVWNEVFAFTKSDQQANFIDVIVMDKGVMKDNFVGSIRFDLNEIPTRVATDSPIAPEWYIVNHERGGEIMLSVWFGTQADKAFSDATYSDALNVVNKSSVCSKVYHSPRLWYLRVNVIEAQDLVIVPDRTRFPPNPYVNIKLGSQMVRTKPGQSLNPKWNEEFTFVAAEPFEDLEISIQDREETLGTTKIRFDEIERRVDDNRIVPNRWFSLALARQTRVRFATTRILLNVCLEGGYHVLDESTYNSSDFRPSMKKVRNRHVQSVGVFELGILGAEGLSLSRDGKKETVDAYCVAKYGTKWVRTRTVMNSLNPRFNEQYTWEVYEPATVITIGVFDNNGTNGGNNKDGKIGKVRVRISTLESGRLYTNSYPLLVLRPSGVKNMGELHLAIRFTCTSMFQMLLHYWKPLLPKMHYVRPLKVVQQEILRRHAINLMAARQSRAEPPLRKEVIEYITDSNSHFWSIRKSRANLYRLRSVFSGLLGTGEWFQDICTWKKPVASTAVHVLYLAFVCLPEMILPIISLWLFMLGVWNYRLRLRQPQHMDTSLSFAENVHPEELTEEFDTFPFSSQDPGVVKMRYERLRSIAGRAQTLVGDIARQGERVQALLSWRDPRATSIFMVVCLVSSVVLYVVPFKVFVLLCGLYIMRHPRLRRKTPPGLVNFFKRLPAKTDCML; this is encoded by the exons ATGAGTAACTTAAAACTTGGTGTTGAGGTCATAAGCGCAAGGCTCGGAGATGGTGTTAACTCCTTTGTGGAGCTACGATTCGACGAACAGAAAGTCAAAACCTCCACAAAGCTCGACGATACGAGTCCCGTTTGGAACGAGAGGTTCTCCTTCAACATCTCCGACACAGAGGATCTATCGAACCTGGTTCTTGAGGCTTATGTTTACAACAAAACCAGCAACGGAACGAGATCTTGTCTTGGTAAGATACGAATCCTTGGAACTGCGTTTGTGCCCTACTCTGAAGCTGTCGGGTTGCATTACCCTCTTGAGAAAGAGAAATGGAGCGTCTTCTCTTTCGAATCCACCGTTAGAGGCGAGCTCACTCTCAAGGTGTTTGTAACTGATAACCCCTCGGTCAAGATACCGACTCCAAACCCTATAAAGAAGCTTGCTTCTAACACAAGTCACAATTTGCACAACATCCCCGCGTCAGAGAAGACTAAACCTAGGCTTCGAAAAACTCAGCAACCGCCTCAACTGCAAACACTATCTCTTCAACCGCCTCAACCGCAAATGCTATTTTCTCAACCGCAAACACTATCTCCTCAACAGCAAATGCTATCTCCTCAACGGC CTGCTCCATTTCAACCGGTCAGATATGGTTCACCGGTTCTTGGAGGAGGCGTACGAGCACGAACCACCACCACCGCTCATGATCTTGTCGAGCCAATGGAGTATCTCTTCGTCAAGATCGTTAAAGCATGTAATCTTCCGACAATGGATCCAACCGGAAGTCTAGATCCTTACATCGAAGTCAAACTAGGAAATTTCACGGCGACAACCACCCAACTCGAGAAGAACAAGAACCCGGTTTGGAACGAAGTCTTCGCTTTCACCAAATCAGACCAACAAGCAAACTTCATCGACGTCATCGTCATGGACAAAGGCGTCATGAAAGACAATTTTGTCGGTTCCATCCGGTTCGATCTCAACGAGATCCCGACACGTGTTGCAACAGACAGTCCTATAGCTCCGGAATGGTACATAGTCAACCACGAGAGAGGAGGCGAGATTATGTTATCTGTTTGGTTCGGTACACAAGCCGACAAAGCATTTTCAGACGCGACGTACTCGGACGCTTTAAACGTTGTAAACAAATCAAGTGTGTGTTCTAAAGTCTATCATTCTCCAAGGCTATGGTACCTTCGCGTTAACGTTATTGAGGCACAAGACTTAGTTATCGTACCAGACCGGACTCGGTTTCCACCAAATCCGTACGTGAATATCAAGTTAGGTAGCCAGATGGTTCGTACCAAACCGGGTCAATCGCTTAACCCGAAGTGGAACGAAGAGTTTACATTTGTGGCGGCTGAACCGTTTGAAGATCTTGAAATCTCAATCCAAGACCGAGAGGAAACGCTGGGAACAACTAAGATACGGTTTGATGAAATAGAAAGACGGGTTGATGATAACCGGATAGTACCAAACCGTTGGTTTAGTCTTGCGTTAGCGAGACAGACGAGAGTTAGATTTGCAACGACTAGGATTCTTCTGAATGTTTGTTTAGAAGGAGGCTATCACGTTCTTGATGAGTCTACTTACAACAGCAGCGACTTCAGACCATCAATGAAGAAGGTACGAAACCGACATGTGCAGTCGGTTGGTGTTTTTGAGTTAGGGATCTTAGGAGCTGAAGGTTTGAGTCTGAGCCGAGACGGGAAGAAAGAGACGGTCGATGCTTATTGTGTTGCCAAGTATGGGACCAAATGGGTCAGGACACGGACCGTTATGAACTCTTTAAACCCGCGGTTCAATGAGCAGTACACATGGGAGGTTTACGAGCCAGCAACTGTGATAACAATTGGTGTCTTTGATAACAATGGGACCAATGGTGGTAACAACAAAGATGGGAAGATAGGGAAAGTCAGAGTTAGAATCTCGACTCTCGAATCAGGAAGACTCTACACTAACTCGTACCCGCTTCTCGTTCTTCGACCTTCGGGGGTCAAGAACATGGGTGAACTGCATTTGGCGATTCGGTTTACATGTACTTCTATGTTTCAGATGCTTCTCCATTACTGGAAACCACTTCTACCCAAAATGCATTACGTAAGACCGTTGAAAGTCGTGCAGCAGGAGATTCTCAGGCGGCATGCGATTAACCTAATGGCAGCTCGGCAAAGCAGAGCTGAGCCGCCACTTAGGAAAGAAGTGATAGAGTACATAACCGATTCGAACTCTCATTTCTGGAGCATTCGGAAAAGCAGAGCGAATCTCTACCGGTTGAGATCGGTTTTCTCCGGTTTACTTGGTACCGGAGAATGGTTTCAAGATATCTGCACATGGAAGAAACCGGTAGCGTCTACAGCGGTTCATGTACTCTACTTAGCGTTTGTGTGTTTGCCAGAGATGATTCTTCCGATAATATCTCTTTGGTTATTCATGCTCGGTGTATGGAACTACAGACTGCGTCTGAGACAGCCTCAACACATGGACACAAGCCTCTCATTTGCAGAGAATGTTCACCCGGAAGAGCTTACCGAAGAGTTCGACACGTTTCCATTCTCTTCTCAAGACCCGGGGGTTGTTAAAATGCGGTACGAGCGGTTAAGGAGTATAGCTGGTAGAGCTCAGACGCTTGTGGGAGACATAGCTCGTCAAGGAGAGAGAGTTCAAGCTCTGTTAAGTTGGAGAGATCCAAGAGCTACATCCATCTTCATGGTGGTATGTTTGGTTTCTTCTGTGGTTTTGTATGTTGTGCCGTTTAAGGTTTTTGTTCTCCTCTGTGGGTTATACATCATGAGACATCCAAGACTCAGGCGAAAGACACCTCCTGGTTTGGTTAACTTCTTTAAAAGACTTCCTGCTAAAACAGATTGTATGTTGTAG
- the LOC106341231 gene encoding O-glucosyltransferase rumi homolog → MKMNSKGFKQKPRSKVVISFFTVFFILILGAWMHMFVIGKNKIQMVATSIVASTKKTIKIPLNCKDTTQKCPLNYPSRFKPAISSSETCPDYFKWIHQDLKVWQETGITRETLERAKPNAHFRLVIKSGRLYLHQYDKCYQTRDVFTIWGILQLLKMYPGQVPDLELLFLCHDQPGIWKKDFRREGPNSTWPPPPLFHYCSHRDAYDIVFPDWSFWGWPEVNVKEWTTLQVAIREANERVRWKDRVPYAHWKGNSYVSPERRNLMQCNFSDKYDPMVHLYEQDWEKERENGFKSSNLEDQCTHRYKIYIEGRAWSVSKKYILACDSMALLVKPEFFDFFGRSMVPMEHYWPIRPQESCRDLEFAVEWGNNNTEKAQEIGRRGSEYMMKRLEMKYVYDYMLYVLQGYGKLMRLNVTVPENATEVCSETMACPITDGGLIRQCMDDSLVTYPSVKAACDLPQPYGDDEIKRFLKSQESAERHVEKLTNDYWEVQNKILQKGKIV, encoded by the exons TTTGTAATAGGTAAGAATAAAATCCAAATGGTGGCGACATCAATAGTGGCAAGTACAAAGAAAACCATCAAGATTCCATTAAACTGCAAGGACACAACACAAAAATGTCCTTTAAACTATCCAAGCAGATTCAAACCAGCCATCTCTTCCTCAGAAACTTGTCCTGACTACTTCAAGTGGATCCATCAAGACCTAAAGGTATGGCAAGAGACAGGTATCACAAGGGAAACACTCGAGAGAGCAAAACCTAATGCTCATTTCAGGCTTGTGATAAAGTCAGGGAGATTGTATCTTCATCAGTATGATAAATGTTACCAGACAAGAGATGTGTTCACAATTTGGGGAATACTTCAACTTCTAAAAATGTATCCTGGTCAAGTCCCTGATCTTGAGCTTCTCTTCCTCTGCCATGATCAACCCGGCATTTGGAAAAAAGACTTTAGGCGAGAAGGACCAAATTCTACATGGCCTCCTCCGCCGTTGTTTCATTACTGTAGTCACCGTGATGCATACGACATCGTCTTCCCTGATTGGAGCTTTTGGGGTTG GCCGGAGGTGAATGTTAAGGAGTGGACAACATTACAAGTGGCGATTAGAGAAGCCAACGAAAGGGTTAGATGGAAAGATAGAGTTCCCTACGCTCACTGGAAAGGGAACTCTTACGTTTCTCCGGAAAGAAGAAACCTCATGCAATGTAACTTCTCCGATAAGTATGATCCCATGGTTCATCTCTATGAACAG GACTGGGAGAAGGAGAGGGAGAATGGTTTCAAAAGTTCAAACTTAGAAGACCAGTGTACCCATAG GTACAAGATTTACATAGAAGGTCGTGCATGGTCAGTGAGCAAAAAATATATATTAGCATGTGACAGTATGGCTCTTCTAGTTAAACCAGAGTTCTTCGATTTCTTTGGAAGAAGTATGGTTCCAATGGAACATTACTGGCCCATTAGACCTCAAGAGTCTTGTCGTGATCTCGAGTTCGCCGTTGAATGGGGTAACAACAACACTGAGAAG GCGCAAGAAATAGGTAGACGAGGAAGTGAGTACATGATGAAGCGCCTAGAGATGAAGTATGTATATGATTACATGTTGTATGTGTTGCAAGGATACGGGAAGCTGATGAGGTTAAACGTGACCGTGCCTGAAAATGCGACCGAAGTGTGTTCCGAGACGATGGCTTGTCCGATCACTGATGGTGGACTGATTAGGCAATGCATGGACGACTCGTTGGTTACGTATCCAAGCGTCAAGGCGGCTTGTGACTTGCCGCAGCCTTATGGAGATGATGAGATCAAAAGGTTTCTTAAAAGTCAAGAAAGTGCGGAGAGACATGTTGAGAAGTTGACCAATGACTATTGGGAGGTCCAAAACAAGATTCTTCAAAAAGGAAAGATTGTATAA